In a genomic window of Dyadobacter fermentans DSM 18053:
- a CDS encoding RNA polymerase sigma factor: MGRILALFSQEAQLVKALRKEDPKAQRQLYDKYSNRMLALCFRYVCDDMAAEDVMVEGFLRVFEKINQFSGEGSFEGWIRRIMVNESLGYLRKQKRILEDNISDEANNIPDYIHADQNLETEELMALIESLPVGYRTVFNLYAIEGYAHIEIAQMLGITESTSKSQLHRARALLQKMVAEWQNDYKKKVDYEKASC, translated from the coding sequence ATGGGTCGAATTTTAGCATTATTTAGCCAGGAAGCACAGCTCGTCAAAGCCCTCAGGAAGGAAGATCCGAAGGCGCAGCGACAGCTTTACGACAAGTACAGCAACAGAATGCTGGCTTTGTGCTTCCGCTATGTATGCGACGATATGGCGGCTGAGGATGTGATGGTGGAAGGATTTTTAAGGGTTTTTGAAAAAATAAACCAGTTCAGCGGAGAGGGGAGTTTCGAAGGGTGGATCAGGAGGATTATGGTGAACGAGTCGCTGGGATATTTGCGGAAACAGAAGCGGATTCTGGAAGACAATATTTCCGACGAAGCCAATAACATCCCCGATTATATCCACGCCGACCAAAACCTGGAAACGGAAGAGCTGATGGCACTGATCGAATCGCTGCCAGTCGGCTATCGCACGGTTTTTAACCTGTATGCGATTGAAGGTTACGCACACATTGAAATTGCCCAAATGCTGGGCATTACCGAAAGTACATCGAAATCACAGTTGCACCGCGCCCGCGCATTATTGCAGAAGATGGTGGCGGAATGGCAGAATGATTATAAAAAAAAAGTAGACTATGAAAAAGCATCCTGTTGA
- a CDS encoding cytochrome c oxidase subunit 3 gives MENVQQIKLEREPQETLSMDPKKFILWLFLVTIIMLFASQSSAYLVRRAEGNWLEFEMPQIFWYSTVVLIMSSAAMQWAYFSAKKDQFQQLKIAISITFVLGLIFLYMQFEGWKELVAMNVYFVGNPSGSFFYVFTGLHGFHIITGLIVLVFALISAFKLNMHSKNLRRIQISATYWHFLDILWLYLFVFLLTFN, from the coding sequence ATGGAAAACGTTCAGCAGATTAAATTGGAAAGAGAGCCGCAGGAGACGCTTTCGATGGACCCGAAGAAATTCATTCTTTGGCTATTCCTCGTCACGATCATCATGCTTTTCGCCTCGCAGAGCAGTGCGTACCTCGTACGCCGCGCCGAAGGTAACTGGCTCGAATTTGAAATGCCGCAGATATTCTGGTACAGCACGGTGGTGTTGATCATGAGCAGCGCAGCCATGCAATGGGCCTATTTCTCGGCAAAAAAAGATCAGTTCCAACAATTGAAAATAGCAATTTCTATTACTTTTGTACTCGGCCTGATCTTCCTTTACATGCAGTTTGAAGGCTGGAAAGAGCTTGTGGCGATGAATGTTTATTTTGTTGGAAACCCGTCCGGTTCGTTCTTTTACGTGTTCACAGGGCTTCACGGTTTCCACATTATCACAGGCCTGATTGTTTTGGTATTCGCATTGATCTCGGCATTTAAGCTGAACATGCATTCCAAAAATCTGAGAAGAATTCAGATCAGTGCTACTTACTGGCACTTTTTGGATATACTCTGGTTATACCTTTTTGTTTTTTTATTGACCTTTAATTAA
- the tuf gene encoding elongation factor Tu: protein MAKETFDRSKPHVNIGTIGHVDHGKTTLTAAITTVLADKGFAQKRDFSSIDNAPEEKERGITINTSHVEYQTANRHYAHVDCPGHADYVKNMVTGAAQMDGAIIVVAATDGPMPQTREHILLARQVGVPQLVVFMNKVDMVDDPELLELVEMEIRELLSFYEFDGDNIPVIQGSALGGLNGEPKWVKTIEDLMEAVDTWIPIPPRMTDLPFLMPVEDVFSITGRGTVATGRIERGVINSGEAVDILGMGAEGLKSVVTGVEMFRKILDRGEAGDNVGLLLRGIDKTDIRRGMVICKPGSVKPHLHFKGEVYVLSKEEGGRHTPFFNKYRPQFYFRTTDVTGEITLPAGVEMVMPGDNITIEVKLINKIAMEKGLRFAIREGGRTVGAGQVTEILD from the coding sequence ATGGCAAAAGAGACGTTTGACCGCTCGAAACCCCACGTAAATATTGGTACTATCGGGCACGTTGACCACGGTAAAACTACCCTTACAGCGGCGATTACAACTGTGTTGGCTGATAAAGGTTTTGCACAGAAACGCGACTTTTCTTCAATCGACAATGCTCCTGAAGAAAAAGAGCGCGGTATCACAATCAACACTTCTCACGTAGAATACCAGACAGCCAACCGTCACTATGCGCACGTTGACTGCCCAGGTCACGCTGACTACGTGAAGAACATGGTAACTGGTGCTGCTCAGATGGACGGCGCAATCATCGTGGTTGCTGCTACTGACGGTCCAATGCCACAAACTCGTGAGCACATCCTTCTGGCTCGTCAGGTAGGTGTTCCTCAGCTTGTTGTGTTCATGAACAAAGTGGACATGGTGGATGATCCGGAACTTCTTGAACTCGTTGAGATGGAGATCCGTGAGCTTCTTAGCTTCTACGAATTCGATGGTGACAACATTCCTGTAATCCAGGGATCTGCTTTGGGTGGTCTGAACGGCGAGCCTAAGTGGGTTAAAACTATCGAAGACCTGATGGAAGCTGTTGATACCTGGATTCCAATTCCTCCACGTATGACTGATCTTCCTTTCTTGATGCCTGTTGAAGACGTATTCTCGATCACTGGTCGTGGTACTGTTGCAACTGGTCGTATTGAGCGTGGTGTGATCAACTCTGGCGAAGCTGTTGATATCCTTGGTATGGGTGCAGAAGGTCTTAAATCAGTAGTAACTGGTGTTGAGATGTTCCGCAAAATCCTTGACCGTGGTGAAGCTGGTGACAACGTAGGTCTCCTTCTCCGTGGTATCGACAAAACTGATATCCGTCGTGGTATGGTTATCTGTAAACCAGGCTCAGTGAAGCCTCACTTGCACTTCAAAGGTGAAGTTTACGTACTGTCGAAAGAAGAAGGTGGACGTCACACTCCATTCTTTAACAAATACCGTCCTCAGTTCTACTTCCGTACCACTGACGTGACAGGTGAAATTACACTTCCTGCTGGTGTTGAAATGGTTATGCCAGGTGACAACATCACTATCGAAGTGAAGCTGATCAACAAAATCGCTATGGAAAAAGGTCTTCGTTTCGCGATCCGTGAAGGTGGACGTACCGTAGGTGCTGGTCAGGTAACTGAAATTCTTGACTAA
- a CDS encoding glycosyl hydrolase, with amino-acid sequence MRRFFLCFALLLCQFVNANAQGISTAKPWTYWWWMGSAVNKADITAQLEYFSKSGVGGVHIIPIYGVKGYEKENISYLTPQWLEIMQHTIGEGKRLGLGVDMTTGTGWPFGGPNVTPAMAAQTMTVVDGKPSVKPTGQKVKRAAPGGEGFVLDPFNAAGMQQYLSRFVSAFAKSAEKPRSMYNDSYEAYGANWTADFAAQFQSRRKYDLLPKLALLADSTGNAEATLVKIDYHQTLAELLLERYARPWTDWSRQHGFVTRYQAHGSPGNLLDLYEAADIPETESFGTSRFDIPGLRIDPDYSIDQFGTPNPLAMKFASSAAHLSGKKLVSSETGTWLANHFKVSLSQVKPQIDELFTAGINHIFYHGSTYSPEKEAFPGWLFYASTNFGKSSHFSEHFPLLNAYVEWCQRLLQGSKPDNDVLVYFPIHDLWATKARSGGGVHLLEVHHVDRWLLDLPFGKLSERLWKEGYAFDFVSDLQLKKLSAGNDGTLNSGSAIYKTLVIPSATYLPEETLKELERLANAGAKIVFEQQLPKTVTGHADHAQRQKSFVESLSTLSKKSNVKVSNDLNADLAENGVIREQLAEKGLTFIRKKDANGSPLYFVANLGNTIQYGWVRIGEGKTMSRNSPLRGESLMSIRTLNGHDEVFLDLHPGESCFLEGAADGSDLPFSTTSKKELEIKGNWEVTFLSGKPSLPAPAKLSTLQSWTTLRDSAEYFSGKARYRITFDLKGSLKQYEGAGISLGDVREVASVKLNGKDLGTAWHIPFRLHAGHALKAKGNVLEIEVTNLSANYMRLRDQQQPDWKKFYDINIVDITYKKFDATRWQPMPSGLLGPVKLVY; translated from the coding sequence ATGCGCCGTTTCTTTCTCTGTTTTGCCTTGCTGTTATGCCAATTCGTCAATGCAAATGCACAAGGCATTTCCACTGCCAAGCCATGGACGTACTGGTGGTGGATGGGCAGCGCCGTGAACAAGGCCGACATTACCGCCCAGCTCGAATATTTCAGCAAATCGGGTGTCGGTGGCGTGCATATCATTCCCATTTATGGTGTGAAAGGCTATGAAAAGGAAAACATCTCCTACCTCACCCCGCAATGGCTGGAAATAATGCAGCACACCATCGGTGAGGGTAAGCGGCTTGGGCTCGGTGTGGACATGACCACCGGCACCGGCTGGCCTTTCGGCGGGCCGAATGTAACGCCTGCCATGGCCGCACAAACGATGACGGTCGTAGACGGAAAGCCATCGGTAAAACCAACCGGGCAGAAGGTAAAACGCGCGGCGCCGGGAGGCGAAGGTTTTGTACTCGATCCGTTCAATGCGGCGGGCATGCAGCAATACCTTTCCCGCTTCGTTTCCGCATTTGCCAAGTCAGCGGAAAAACCGCGCTCAATGTACAACGATTCCTACGAAGCGTACGGCGCGAATTGGACGGCGGATTTCGCGGCGCAGTTCCAGTCGCGGAGGAAGTATGATTTGCTGCCCAAATTGGCCCTGCTAGCCGACTCCACCGGAAACGCCGAAGCTACATTAGTCAAAATAGATTATCACCAGACGCTCGCTGAGCTGCTTCTCGAACGCTATGCCCGTCCGTGGACCGATTGGAGCCGCCAGCACGGCTTTGTGACGCGCTACCAGGCGCACGGATCGCCGGGTAACCTGCTCGATCTGTACGAGGCTGCGGATATTCCAGAAACCGAGTCGTTCGGGACCAGCCGCTTCGATATTCCCGGTTTGCGTATCGATCCCGATTATTCGATCGACCAGTTCGGTACGCCGAATCCGCTGGCGATGAAATTCGCTTCGTCAGCGGCGCATTTGTCGGGCAAAAAGCTCGTGAGCTCCGAAACCGGCACCTGGCTGGCGAATCATTTTAAAGTGTCGCTTTCACAGGTGAAGCCGCAGATCGACGAGCTTTTTACGGCGGGTATCAACCACATTTTTTACCACGGTTCTACTTATTCGCCTGAAAAGGAAGCTTTCCCCGGCTGGCTGTTCTACGCCTCGACGAATTTTGGCAAAAGCTCGCATTTCTCTGAGCATTTCCCGCTGCTCAATGCCTATGTGGAATGGTGCCAGCGATTGTTGCAGGGCAGCAAGCCGGACAACGACGTGCTCGTTTACTTCCCGATCCACGATTTGTGGGCTACCAAAGCGAGATCCGGAGGCGGGGTGCATTTGCTGGAAGTACACCACGTGGATCGATGGCTGCTCGATTTGCCGTTCGGGAAGCTGTCGGAAAGGCTGTGGAAAGAAGGCTATGCATTCGATTTTGTGTCGGATTTGCAATTGAAAAAGCTGTCGGCAGGGAATGACGGCACATTAAATTCCGGAAGCGCCATTTACAAGACTTTGGTGATTCCTTCGGCGACCTATCTGCCCGAAGAAACATTGAAAGAGCTGGAACGACTTGCGAATGCAGGTGCGAAAATCGTTTTCGAGCAGCAACTGCCCAAGACTGTTACCGGCCATGCGGACCACGCGCAGCGGCAGAAGTCGTTTGTTGAAAGCCTGAGCACATTGTCAAAGAAAAGTAATGTGAAGGTTTCCAATGACCTGAATGCCGATCTGGCTGAAAATGGCGTGATAAGGGAGCAACTGGCAGAAAAAGGACTCACATTCATTCGGAAGAAGGATGCAAATGGCTCGCCGCTATATTTTGTAGCTAACCTGGGGAATACCATTCAGTACGGCTGGGTGCGCATCGGGGAGGGAAAAACGATGTCCAGAAATTCACCGTTGCGAGGGGAGTCGCTAATGAGCATTCGGACCTTGAATGGGCACGATGAGGTTTTCTTAGACCTACACCCCGGAGAATCTTGCTTCCTGGAAGGTGCGGCAGATGGTTCTGACTTGCCTTTCTCGACTACTTCAAAAAAGGAACTGGAGATAAAAGGCAATTGGGAGGTTACATTTCTATCAGGAAAACCTTCACTACCCGCTCCCGCAAAACTGTCCACGCTTCAATCCTGGACGACACTACGCGATTCCGCAGAATACTTTTCAGGAAAGGCGCGCTATCGGATCACATTTGACCTGAAAGGTTCATTGAAGCAATACGAAGGCGCAGGAATCAGTTTGGGCGACGTCCGCGAAGTAGCGAGCGTAAAACTGAACGGCAAAGACCTCGGCACCGCCTGGCATATACCTTTCCGCTTACATGCCGGGCATGCATTAAAAGCGAAAGGCAATGTGCTCGAAATTGAAGTCACCAATCTTTCAGCCAACTACATGCGTCTCCGCGACCAGCAGCAGCCTGATTGGAAGAAATTTTACGATATCAACATCGTGGACATTACTTATAAAAAGTTCGACGCCACGCGCTGGCAACCGATGCCGTCCGGCCTGCTGGGCCCGGTAAAGTTGGTTTATTGA
- the secE gene encoding preprotein translocase subunit SecE, giving the protein MEKFTSFLKASWEEMTQHVTWPPFNELQANTTLVLVGSLIFAFVVGVMDLVFENALKLFYQSF; this is encoded by the coding sequence ATGGAAAAATTTACTTCTTTTTTGAAAGCGTCCTGGGAAGAAATGACCCAACATGTTACATGGCCGCCTTTCAACGAGCTGCAAGCCAACACCACACTGGTGCTTGTAGGTTCGCTCATTTTTGCCTTCGTGGTAGGTGTAATGGATCTCGTTTTCGAGAACGCACTGAAACTGTTTTACCAGTCTTTCTAA
- a CDS encoding outer membrane beta-barrel protein — MKSRIYAMAMLVLLAIGAHAGSLKSNAERVRSEAGDKDSIIVTFGHKTRLIIYGENRQELEKIMKYDLNALLKDLKVRLDSTQADTTFLREEFNGNKYLKDPTDASEKDYVRIGLRGIHIKDGDTRVSIDGNGVEVKDGEEVVASDSTYRRIGKRFHRKSWGGSSPRKGFNVAFGLNTYGTNEATPGFNKDDYDLKPFGSRYVSLGYVASANVVRGKNARFTLDFGVDFSWYNMMYDGNNTIIKTEDGVEFPLVTDDNNQEVEVRKSKLVVPYVNLSVMPTLSFSRSFISYISAGAYGGYRLGSYTKVRKVGTKDVDHDRRNFYIEDLRYGLAAEIGIRNFPDFFVNYDLNYLFEANRGPSVRMLSFGVRLF; from the coding sequence ATGAAAAGTAGAATATATGCAATGGCAATGCTGGTATTGCTGGCCATTGGCGCGCACGCAGGTTCGTTGAAATCGAATGCAGAACGGGTTCGCAGCGAAGCCGGCGACAAGGATTCGATCATCGTCACATTCGGGCACAAAACGAGGCTGATCATTTACGGTGAAAACCGGCAGGAGTTGGAAAAAATCATGAAGTATGATTTGAATGCGCTGCTGAAAGACCTGAAAGTAAGGCTGGACAGCACCCAGGCCGATACAACGTTTCTACGGGAGGAATTTAACGGAAACAAATACCTGAAAGACCCCACGGACGCCAGCGAGAAGGATTACGTCAGAATCGGGCTTCGCGGCATCCACATCAAGGACGGCGACACGCGCGTTTCGATCGACGGCAATGGCGTCGAAGTGAAAGATGGGGAAGAGGTCGTTGCTTCGGATTCGACATACCGGCGCATCGGCAAGCGTTTCCACCGCAAATCATGGGGCGGATCAAGCCCGCGGAAGGGTTTCAATGTGGCATTCGGGCTGAATACCTATGGCACCAACGAAGCAACGCCGGGTTTCAACAAGGACGATTATGACCTCAAACCGTTCGGCTCGCGGTATGTAAGCCTCGGCTATGTGGCGAGTGCGAATGTGGTCCGAGGGAAAAATGCGAGGTTCACGCTGGATTTCGGAGTCGATTTCTCCTGGTACAACATGATGTACGATGGCAATAATACGATCATCAAAACGGAGGACGGCGTGGAGTTCCCGCTGGTGACGGACGATAACAATCAGGAGGTGGAGGTGAGGAAATCGAAGCTGGTCGTGCCCTACGTAAACCTGTCGGTCATGCCCACGCTAAGTTTTTCAAGATCATTCATTTCGTACATCAGCGCGGGTGCCTACGGAGGCTATCGCCTGGGCAGCTACACGAAGGTCCGCAAGGTGGGCACAAAGGATGTGGACCACGACCGACGTAATTTTTACATCGAAGATTTGCGCTATGGCCTGGCGGCCGAAATCGGTATCCGTAACTTTCCTGACTTCTTTGTGAACTACGATTTAAACTATCTTTTCGAAGCCAACCGCGGCCCGTCGGTGCGTATGTTGAGTTTTGGCGTGAGATTGTTTTAA
- the murI gene encoding glutamate racemase codes for MLDSSAPIGIFDSGIGGMTVASAVTKLLPQENTIYFGDTAHLPYGDKSTAAIQAYSIKICNMLLQQNCKLILIACNSASAAAYELVREYVGSKAKVLNVIDPVVDYVKEHYEGKTIGLIGTKQTVLSNVYKKKVDALDRNIHLKSLATPLLAPMIEEGFFDNNISESVIANYLSDASLDGIEALILGCTHYPLIKTQIRKFYGEAIETLDTSEIVARSLKAWLEQHYLINEKGEGKRQFYVSDYTLSFEQSTNIFFGRQIQLEHYPLWE; via the coding sequence ATGCTCGACTCCTCTGCGCCCATCGGTATTTTCGACAGCGGGATCGGCGGTATGACCGTCGCCAGTGCCGTTACCAAGCTGCTTCCCCAGGAAAACACCATCTATTTCGGCGACACGGCGCATTTGCCCTACGGCGACAAGTCGACGGCAGCCATTCAGGCCTATTCGATCAAGATCTGCAACATGCTTTTACAGCAAAACTGCAAGCTGATCCTCATCGCCTGCAACTCCGCGTCCGCGGCCGCCTACGAGCTCGTTCGCGAATACGTGGGAAGCAAGGCAAAGGTTTTGAACGTGATTGATCCGGTGGTGGATTATGTGAAGGAGCATTATGAAGGCAAAACGATCGGGCTGATCGGTACCAAGCAGACGGTCCTTTCCAATGTTTATAAAAAGAAAGTGGACGCGCTGGACCGCAACATCCATTTGAAATCACTGGCCACACCGCTGCTGGCGCCGATGATCGAAGAAGGCTTTTTTGACAATAATATCAGCGAAAGCGTGATTGCCAATTATCTATCGGATGCTTCGCTCGATGGCATAGAGGCATTGATACTCGGGTGCACGCATTATCCGCTTATCAAAACCCAAATCCGCAAATTCTACGGCGAAGCAATTGAAACGCTGGACACCTCCGAAATCGTCGCCCGCTCGCTGAAAGCGTGGCTCGAACAGCATTACCTCATCAATGAGAAAGGCGAAGGTAAGCGGCAGTTTTATGTTTCGGATTATACCTTATCGTTCGAGCAATCGACCAACATTTTCTTTGGCCGACAGATCCAGTTGGAGCATTACCCGCTTTGGGAATAA
- the rplK gene encoding 50S ribosomal protein L11 encodes MAKEIGGYVKLQVKGGQANPSPPIGPALGSKGLNIMEFCKQFNGRTQDKMGVVLPVVITYYKDKSFDFVIKTPPAAILLLEASKVKTGSAQPNRVKVGSVSWDQVKTIAETKMPDLNCFTVESAMKMIAGTARSMGITVAGKAPWEENN; translated from the coding sequence ATGGCAAAAGAAATAGGTGGATACGTCAAACTGCAGGTGAAAGGTGGCCAAGCCAACCCATCACCTCCGATTGGTCCTGCACTAGGATCGAAGGGTTTGAATATCATGGAGTTTTGCAAGCAGTTCAATGGCCGTACCCAGGATAAAATGGGTGTGGTATTGCCGGTAGTTATTACATACTACAAAGACAAGTCTTTCGACTTCGTCATCAAAACCCCCCCGGCCGCTATTCTTCTTCTGGAAGCCTCAAAAGTAAAGACAGGTTCGGCTCAGCCAAACCGTGTGAAGGTAGGATCAGTTTCATGGGATCAAGTTAAAACGATCGCTGAAACTAAAATGCCCGACCTGAACTGCTTCACCGTAGAGTCTGCTATGAAAATGATCGCGGGAACGGCTCGTAGTATGGGTATCACCGTGGCTGGCAAGGCCCCATGGGAAGAAAACAACTGA
- the nusG gene encoding transcription termination/antitermination protein NusG has protein sequence MSSLNWFVLRAVSGQEKKIKSYIENEITRQKLNEFVPQILIPSEKIYEMRNGKKRVREKNFFPGYIIISADLSKGEVLHIITSIPGVIGFLGNAEGNSKVPVPLRQSEINRILGKVDEAEQHEEAPSMSFIKGETVKVVDGPFSGFIGLVEEVFDEKKKLNVVVKIFGRNTPVELSYAQVEKDS, from the coding sequence ATGAGTAGTCTAAATTGGTTTGTATTAAGAGCAGTGTCGGGACAAGAGAAGAAAATCAAGTCTTACATTGAAAATGAAATCACACGCCAGAAACTAAACGAATTCGTTCCGCAAATCCTGATCCCTTCCGAGAAGATTTATGAAATGCGCAACGGTAAGAAGCGTGTAAGGGAAAAGAACTTTTTTCCCGGCTATATTATCATTTCAGCCGATCTGTCCAAGGGGGAGGTTCTGCACATTATTACAAGTATCCCCGGCGTAATCGGTTTCCTGGGCAATGCCGAAGGAAACTCCAAAGTGCCAGTTCCATTGCGTCAGTCAGAAATTAACCGCATTCTCGGTAAGGTCGACGAAGCGGAACAGCACGAAGAAGCGCCAAGCATGTCTTTCATCAAAGGCGAAACCGTGAAAGTGGTGGATGGTCCGTTCAGCGGATTCATCGGTCTGGTGGAAGAAGTGTTCGATGAGAAGAAAAAACTCAATGTAGTTGTAAAAATATTCGGGCGTAATACACCCGTGGAACTCAGTTACGCACAAGTAGAAAAGGATAGTTGA
- a CDS encoding cytochrome C oxidase subunit IV family protein has protein sequence MAEVHHHHAHNQDPEAGAEQRKAIWKTFWILLIITALEFLIAFTIPHGTLKISIFIVMTIVKAFYIVGEFMHLKHETKTLIWSILVPVIFVAWLILALLLEGDATFEAIFG, from the coding sequence ATGGCGGAAGTACATCATCACCATGCACATAACCAGGATCCCGAGGCAGGGGCCGAGCAGCGTAAAGCAATCTGGAAAACCTTCTGGATTCTGCTCATCATCACAGCACTCGAGTTCTTGATCGCGTTCACCATTCCCCACGGAACATTGAAAATATCGATCTTCATCGTGATGACGATCGTGAAAGCGTTCTACATTGTTGGGGAGTTTATGCACTTGAAACATGAAACCAAAACGCTGATCTGGTCGATACTCGTACCGGTAATATTCGTAGCCTGGTTGATCCTGGCACTCCTGCTGGAAGGAGATGCGACTTTTGAAGCGATTTTCGGATAA
- the cyoE gene encoding heme o synthase — MISVEESVSGVGKIRERLGVLFELLKFRLASLIAFSGAMGYCLGSRDVKTGDLVLFILASIGITGAANIINQILEKDLDKMMKRTASRPLPSGRITIEQAATWAVILGVSSLVIFVMVFNLTTGLISLLSLVLYGFVYTPLKRVGPIAVFVGAFPGAFPPMIGWVAATNHFGLEPGILFAIQFFWQFPHFWAIAWVLDEDYKRAGFKLLPANGLKDSDTTLQIMIYTLFLLPIGWLPYELGMTGINSAFIATIFGVLFLAQTFHLMRKCTDKTAKQLMFGSFIYLPIVQIAFLLDKL, encoded by the coding sequence ATGATTTCAGTAGAGGAAAGCGTAAGCGGGGTTGGGAAGATCAGAGAGAGATTAGGAGTTTTATTTGAACTGTTGAAGTTCCGGTTGGCGTCGTTGATCGCATTCTCCGGAGCAATGGGATATTGCCTTGGTTCGCGGGATGTGAAAACCGGTGATCTCGTGCTTTTTATCCTTGCATCTATCGGTATCACCGGTGCTGCGAATATTATCAACCAGATTCTTGAAAAAGACCTGGACAAAATGATGAAAAGAACGGCTTCACGGCCGTTGCCAAGCGGAAGAATCACCATTGAGCAGGCTGCCACATGGGCGGTGATCCTCGGCGTATCGTCGTTGGTGATATTTGTAATGGTTTTTAACCTGACAACAGGACTTATTTCCCTGCTGTCACTCGTGCTTTACGGGTTTGTTTACACCCCGTTGAAGCGCGTCGGTCCCATAGCCGTGTTCGTGGGGGCATTCCCCGGGGCATTCCCTCCGATGATCGGCTGGGTGGCCGCAACGAACCATTTCGGCCTGGAACCGGGTATTTTGTTCGCGATCCAGTTCTTCTGGCAATTCCCGCATTTCTGGGCCATTGCCTGGGTTTTGGATGAAGATTACAAGAGAGCAGGTTTCAAATTGTTGCCCGCCAATGGTTTGAAAGACTCTGATACGACATTGCAGATCATGATCTATACATTGTTCCTGCTTCCGATCGGCTGGCTGCCGTACGAATTGGGGATGACGGGCATCAATTCCGCATTCATCGCGACGATTTTCGGGGTGTTGTTCCTCGCGCAGACGTTCCACCTGATGCGCAAATGCACGGACAAAACCGCGAAGCAGCTTATGTTCGGATCGTTCATTTACCTGCCCATCGTACAGATTGCTTTTTTGTTGGATAAATTGTGA
- a CDS encoding cytochrome c oxidase subunit 3 has product MAAHVTTPGAVEPKMWLGGIEPMKASYGKLMMWFFLISDTFTFSALLVAYGTARFSFPAFTGKHEDFTFSNMYWPVPERVYEAVPFLHGVSLPLVFVGIMTFILIASSVTMVLAVEAGHRMDRANVEKYMLWTILGGFTFLGCQAWEWGHFIHGTDAGTVMKVIENGTWVEKTIHGANLTENQYGPPAFADFFFFITGFHGTHVFSGVILNILIFFRAATGLYDRRGSYEMVEKVGLYWHFVDLVWVFVFTFFYLV; this is encoded by the coding sequence ATGGCGGCACATGTAACAACACCCGGCGCGGTAGAACCCAAAATGTGGTTGGGGGGTATTGAGCCTATGAAAGCAAGTTACGGTAAACTGATGATGTGGTTCTTCCTCATTTCGGATACCTTTACTTTCTCTGCCTTGCTGGTGGCATACGGTACAGCCCGGTTCAGTTTCCCCGCATTCACCGGAAAACACGAAGATTTTACCTTCTCCAACATGTACTGGCCGGTACCTGAAAGGGTTTACGAAGCCGTACCATTCCTGCACGGTGTTTCGCTGCCGCTGGTATTCGTTGGTATCATGACATTCATCCTCATCGCGAGCTCCGTAACAATGGTACTTGCAGTAGAGGCCGGTCACCGCATGGACCGCGCGAATGTTGAAAAATATATGCTCTGGACAATCCTAGGCGGTTTTACCTTCCTCGGTTGCCAGGCCTGGGAATGGGGTCACTTCATCCACGGAACCGATGCCGGTACTGTAATGAAAGTGATCGAAAACGGTACATGGGTTGAGAAAACGATCCACGGTGCAAACTTGACGGAAAACCAGTACGGTCCTCCTGCATTTGCGGATTTCTTCTTCTTCATCACAGGTTTCCACGGAACTCACGTATTCTCAGGTGTGATCCTGAACATCCTGATCTTCTTCCGCGCAGCCACGGGTTTGTACGACAGAAGAGGAAGCTACGAAATGGTGGAGAAAGTAGGTCTCTACTGGCACTTTGTGGATCTGGTTTGGGTGTTTGTATTTACATTCTTCTACCTGGTTTAA
- a CDS encoding DUF420 domain-containing protein: MATLTIERKPKYERIINVLAIVIPVVVALLLGIRQKIDLGEWTKTLPHVIGVINTLTSMLLIMGFYFIKQRNISAHRQAMTGAFLLGAVFLVCYVLYHISNEATKFGGTGFVRPLYYFLLISHIVLSIGVVWFVLRAVYFGYTNRIAEHRKAVKWAMPIWLYVSVTGVIVYLMISPYYV; the protein is encoded by the coding sequence ATGGCTACATTAACAATCGAAAGAAAACCAAAATACGAACGTATTATCAATGTCCTGGCGATCGTCATTCCGGTGGTGGTGGCATTACTGCTGGGTATCCGGCAGAAAATCGACCTTGGCGAATGGACGAAAACGCTGCCGCATGTGATCGGGGTAATTAATACCCTCACATCCATGCTGCTGATCATGGGCTTTTATTTTATCAAACAGCGGAACATTTCTGCGCACCGCCAGGCTATGACGGGCGCATTCCTGCTCGGCGCGGTGTTCCTAGTTTGCTATGTACTTTATCACATTTCAAACGAGGCGACGAAGTTTGGCGGAACGGGCTTTGTTCGCCCGCTATATTACTTTTTGTTGATCTCGCATATCGTGTTGTCGATCGGGGTCGTTTGGTTTGTATTGCGTGCGGTGTATTTTGGTTATACCAACCGGATCGCCGAACACCGGAAGGCCGTAAAATGGGCAATGCCGATCTGGCTGTATGTGAGTGTTACCGGTGTGATCGTTTATTTGATGATTAGTCCTTATTACGTATGA